In one window of Methanosarcina vacuolata Z-761 DNA:
- a CDS encoding ATP-binding protein encodes MKIAVCGKGGSGKSTISALLAKEMAKTKNVLVLDIDESNYGLHSQLGMVAPKDLMEYFGGKTGFKEKQRAAPKKTQFLELAASGSTSGQPAQQKSRFFDKRWSFSDLPPEFVEEKDGVKLMAVGKIHNFGEGCACPMGVLTREFLENLDLGKDDLVIVDTEAGTEHFGRGVDKDFDLILVVVDPSYESLRLSKKFDEFGAQCGCKVYFVLNKVEPDIREEMLASVNCTNVVAEIPERREIFKTSLKGKELNLELDEIKNLAEFLRKS; translated from the coding sequence ATGAAAATCGCAGTGTGCGGAAAAGGAGGAAGCGGAAAAAGTACGATTTCGGCGCTCCTGGCAAAGGAAATGGCAAAAACTAAAAACGTGCTTGTACTCGACATTGACGAGTCCAATTATGGGCTGCACAGCCAGCTAGGAATGGTAGCTCCTAAGGATCTTATGGAATATTTTGGAGGAAAAACCGGCTTTAAAGAAAAACAAAGGGCTGCTCCCAAAAAAACGCAGTTCCTGGAGCTTGCAGCCAGTGGGAGTACTTCAGGTCAGCCAGCTCAACAGAAGTCCCGCTTTTTCGACAAGAGATGGAGTTTTTCCGATCTCCCGCCGGAATTTGTGGAAGAAAAGGACGGAGTTAAGCTGATGGCAGTTGGCAAAATTCACAATTTCGGAGAGGGCTGTGCCTGTCCAATGGGAGTTCTGACAAGGGAATTTCTTGAAAACCTTGACCTTGGAAAAGATGATCTTGTAATCGTGGATACCGAAGCCGGCACTGAGCACTTCGGGCGTGGGGTTGACAAGGACTTTGACCTGATCCTTGTTGTTGTTGATCCTTCTTACGAGTCTTTAAGGCTTTCAAAGAAATTTGATGAATTTGGCGCACAATGCGGCTGCAAGGTTTATTTCGTGCTTAATAAGGTTGAACCGGACATAAGGGAAGAGATGCTAGCGTCGGTAAATTGCACGAATGTAGTGGCCGAAATCCCGGAAAGAAGAGAAATATTTAAGACGTCACTTAAGGGCAAAGAACTTAATTTAGAGCTAGATGAGATCAAGAATCTTGCAGAGTTTCTGAGGAAAAGTTAA
- the iorA gene encoding indolepyruvate ferredoxin oxidoreductase subunit alpha: MTMREYMLGNVAIARGLLEGGVQVIAGYPGTPSSEIIDTLAARKDRDYHIEWSVNEKVAMEVAVGAAWTGVRSVVTMKHVGLNVAADPFMTLAYAGTKGGLIAIVADDPSCHSSQNEQDTRRYAQFALVPCFDPSTPQEAKDMLPYAFEFSEKFEVPVIFRPTTRISHGKSDIELGEIPVEKPAPNFEKLLDRWVMLPKNARPRHTHLLSIQQPIEDALAESPWNSLELKPDAKFGVIGAGIASAYAKEALVELGLDVSYLKIGVYPVPRKLILELLETVDAVLVFEELEPIVEEQVKMIAQEAGIEVSVLGKNNGFVPREGELDVSAFLEALKKTFDLETEAETSGTSLELAPRPPALCAGCSHRATFYSMKKVFGKDAIYPSDIGCYTLGIQSGTVETTLCMGSSISVASGLYHAGEKRPICCSIGDSTFFHSGMNSLLNAIVNKANITVTILDNRITAMTGHQPNPGVGYTATGEQTVQVSLEELCKAMGAEFVSVVDPYKLEEIQEAFKAAKEFEGVAVVIARQPCVISGKRAGIRRTPYVVDPEKCEGCKQCVKFGCPAIEFDEQNKCAVITALCSGCGVCAQICKFDAIQEVKR, translated from the coding sequence ATGACAATGCGTGAGTACATGCTTGGAAACGTGGCAATTGCCCGCGGGCTTCTTGAAGGTGGCGTGCAGGTTATTGCAGGCTATCCCGGGACTCCGTCGTCGGAGATTATAGATACGCTTGCAGCCCGAAAAGACCGGGATTACCATATTGAATGGTCTGTTAACGAAAAGGTGGCAATGGAGGTTGCAGTCGGAGCTGCCTGGACAGGAGTTCGTTCTGTAGTGACAATGAAACATGTCGGGCTAAATGTTGCAGCCGATCCCTTTATGACTCTAGCGTACGCAGGGACAAAGGGTGGGCTGATTGCCATCGTTGCTGATGACCCATCGTGCCACTCATCCCAGAACGAGCAGGATACGCGGCGCTATGCCCAGTTTGCCCTTGTGCCCTGTTTTGATCCCTCAACCCCCCAGGAAGCAAAGGACATGCTGCCCTATGCCTTTGAATTTTCCGAAAAGTTTGAAGTTCCTGTGATCTTCAGGCCCACAACCCGGATTTCGCACGGAAAGTCAGATATTGAGCTTGGAGAGATACCCGTCGAAAAACCGGCTCCTAATTTTGAAAAACTTCTGGACCGCTGGGTCATGCTTCCAAAGAACGCACGCCCACGCCATACACATCTCCTTTCTATCCAGCAGCCCATTGAGGATGCCCTTGCCGAATCCCCATGGAACTCCCTTGAGCTTAAACCAGATGCAAAATTCGGAGTAATAGGGGCAGGCATTGCCTCAGCGTATGCAAAAGAAGCACTTGTGGAGCTTGGACTTGATGTTTCTTACCTTAAAATCGGAGTTTATCCAGTTCCGAGAAAACTAATTCTTGAGCTGCTTGAAACCGTAGACGCCGTACTGGTGTTTGAGGAACTTGAGCCTATCGTGGAAGAACAGGTAAAGATGATTGCACAGGAAGCCGGGATTGAGGTTTCAGTGCTTGGAAAAAATAATGGTTTTGTGCCAAGAGAAGGAGAACTGGATGTAAGTGCCTTCCTTGAGGCCCTTAAGAAAACCTTCGACCTTGAGACTGAAGCTGAAACATCAGGCACATCTCTTGAACTTGCTCCTCGCCCGCCTGCTCTCTGTGCAGGCTGTTCTCACAGGGCGACTTTTTACTCAATGAAAAAGGTCTTTGGAAAAGATGCAATTTACCCCAGCGATATCGGTTGTTACACCCTCGGAATTCAGAGCGGAACTGTTGAGACCACACTCTGCATGGGCTCAAGTATCAGCGTTGCTTCAGGGCTTTACCATGCAGGAGAAAAGCGGCCTATCTGCTGTTCCATAGGAGACTCGACCTTTTTCCATTCAGGCATGAACTCGCTCCTGAACGCAATTGTTAATAAAGCGAATATCACGGTTACTATTCTGGACAACCGTATTACAGCCATGACCGGACACCAGCCAAATCCAGGCGTCGGGTATACGGCAACAGGAGAGCAAACCGTACAGGTTTCACTTGAAGAGCTCTGCAAAGCAATGGGTGCAGAATTTGTATCGGTTGTCGATCCTTATAAGCTTGAAGAAATACAGGAAGCTTTTAAGGCAGCAAAGGAATTTGAAGGCGTAGCTGTGGTTATTGCCAGGCAACCCTGCGTGATTTCAGGAAAAAGGGCAGGTATACGTCGGACCCCATATGTTGTTGATCCTGAAAAATGCGAAGGCTGCAAGCAGTGTGTTAAGTTCGGATGCCCTGCAATTGAGTTTGACGAGCAAAATAAATGTGCTGTAATTACGGCTCTTTGCAGTGGGTGCGGAGTTTGTGCCCAGATCTGCAAGTTTGATGCTATTCAGGAGGTGAAGCGATGA
- a CDS encoding indolepyruvate oxidoreductase subunit beta gives MSQAEQKKLDLLITGVGGQGAILASDIIGKAAVTAGMPIRAAETHGMAQRGGSVVNHIRVGNDYGSMIPKKGADLLLALEPMEAVRYLDFLKDGGIIIMNTQPIVPVTVTSGLTKYPEVSDILDFLSEKYIVKAFNADDLAYEAGNRLAMNVVMVGAVSGYLPIPKETLLDSVKALVPQKTIEVNLRAFEAGRQKVEES, from the coding sequence ATGAGCCAGGCTGAACAAAAGAAATTAGATCTCCTTATTACAGGAGTAGGAGGACAGGGTGCAATTCTTGCCTCCGACATTATAGGAAAAGCCGCAGTTACTGCAGGAATGCCTATCAGGGCTGCGGAAACTCACGGCATGGCCCAGCGTGGAGGTTCGGTTGTAAATCATATTCGGGTTGGAAATGACTACGGGTCCATGATTCCGAAAAAAGGTGCAGACCTTCTGCTTGCCCTTGAGCCTATGGAAGCAGTCAGGTATCTGGATTTCCTGAAGGACGGCGGAATTATTATAATGAATACTCAACCCATAGTTCCTGTAACTGTTACCTCAGGCCTTACGAAATATCCGGAAGTCTCAGACATTCTTGATTTTCTTTCGGAAAAATACATAGTCAAAGCCTTTAATGCAGATGACCTGGCTTACGAAGCCGGGAACAGGCTTGCAATGAATGTTGTGATGGTGGGAGCAGTCTCAGGCTATCTGCCGATTCCTAAAGAAACTCTGCTTGATAGTGTTAAAGCCCTTGTGCCGCAGAAAACAATTGAAGTGAATCTCAGGGCTTTTGAAGCGGGAAGACAAAAAGTAGAGGAAAGTTAA
- a CDS encoding CPBP family intramembrane glutamic endopeptidase — protein sequence MKKRFINTKQKKLDFLIIISVLSLVLLAVSPACCSDLNNSSSSQTGPVLKLVPSNNTEEPGFSTFVLSDENSGPFQKMGQYVDIIYAFAGIGAAALIILIYRHMASKEQELIESPPEELYPHKTWKKLGLEDINLEEFEAERIRLFTAIPIVFIGLAELLIFAGKMQIAIWIHIGVLIALSLSDIIIKNLKVYRIYQALMLLPILRLVNLSMPVFFNTTLYTFVFVYGPLLVPLALIVINQRSSFESIGITAKNLPVYIILSIPLGFLLGLGEYLTIHPGYLIKELSIVNLLILTFIMVFFVGLVEELIFRSILQTRLEDALGVKEAVLIAGLLFGLMHSGYGTFHEVLYTGFVGLFMGFAFYKTKSLPFVVVLHGLVNVFLFGILPHYLSGWTVF from the coding sequence ATGAAAAAAAGATTTATTAATACTAAACAAAAAAAGCTAGATTTTCTAATAATTATTTCAGTGCTGAGTCTGGTTTTACTGGCAGTTTCTCCTGCATGTTGTAGTGACTTAAATAATTCCTCATCCTCACAGACAGGGCCTGTTTTGAAACTGGTACCTTCCAACAATACGGAAGAACCAGGCTTTTCCACATTTGTCTTATCCGATGAGAATTCGGGGCCTTTCCAGAAAATGGGACAATATGTCGATATTATTTACGCTTTTGCAGGAATTGGGGCAGCAGCTCTGATTATTTTAATATATCGACACATGGCTTCAAAAGAACAAGAACTGATCGAAAGTCCTCCGGAAGAGCTCTATCCACATAAAACCTGGAAAAAATTAGGGCTTGAAGACATAAATCTGGAAGAATTCGAGGCAGAAAGAATCAGGCTCTTTACTGCAATACCTATTGTATTCATAGGCCTGGCCGAACTCCTTATCTTTGCAGGTAAAATGCAAATCGCTATCTGGATACATATCGGAGTTTTAATTGCGTTATCTCTTTCCGATATAATCATAAAGAACCTCAAAGTATACAGAATTTATCAGGCTCTAATGCTTCTCCCTATCCTTAGATTGGTAAATCTTTCCATGCCTGTATTTTTTAATACCACCCTTTATACTTTCGTTTTTGTCTATGGCCCTCTTTTAGTTCCCCTAGCACTTATAGTAATTAATCAACGTTCTTCTTTTGAGAGTATAGGGATTACTGCAAAGAATCTTCCGGTTTATATTATCCTTTCAATTCCACTGGGCTTTCTGCTTGGGCTTGGAGAATACCTGACCATCCATCCAGGCTACCTTATAAAGGAACTTTCTATCGTAAACCTGCTTATACTAACTTTTATAATGGTGTTCTTCGTAGGTTTAGTTGAAGAACTTATTTTCAGGTCAATCCTCCAGACAAGGCTCGAAGATGCACTCGGTGTGAAAGAAGCAGTGTTAATTGCAGGGCTTCTATTCGGTCTCATGCACTCGGGATATGGTACCTTCCATGAAGTTTTATATACAGGTTTTGTAGGACTTTTCATGGGCTTTGCTTTCTACAAGACAAAAAGCCTGCCCTTTGTTGTTGTTCTGCACGGCTTGGTCAATGTTTTCCTTTTTGGGATTTTACCACATTATCTGAGTGGCTGGACAGTATTCTGA